A stretch of the Osmerus mordax isolate fOsmMor3 chromosome 12, fOsmMor3.pri, whole genome shotgun sequence genome encodes the following:
- the LOC136953904 gene encoding V-type proton ATPase 116 kDa subunit a 3-like yields the protein MGSMFRSEEVCLVQLFLQSGSAYNCVSELGELGLVEFRDLNPNVNSFQRKFVGEVRRCEELEKTFNVLEQELKRSPRLQEPLSAPVPTPPAPQPRELLTIEEESERLAKEMKEVSRNRASLKTQQTQLSQYRGVLTQTHSLTGSQGPPPTMETPGLFDNRQDVHLSFVSGVVHPWKVPAFERLLWRACRGYIIVDFREMEERLEHPDTGEMVQWTVFLISYWGDQIGQKVKKICDCFHTQTFAYPSSVTEREEILQGLDGRIQDIKSVLEQTESYLQQLLMRAVAVLPQWKVRVQKCKAVQAVLNLCSPSVTDKCLIAEAWCPVSKLPQLQAALREGGRKSGSGVDSFYNRLPTTTPPPTLFPINSFTAGFQNIVDAYGVASYGEVNPALYTIITFPFLFAVMFGDVGHGLLMTLAALWMVLEEKDPKLRNNSNEIWQMMFGGRYLILLMGLFSIYTGAIYNECFSRGLSPFNSAWHVQPMFENGVWTSKDVSDYPLLSLDPNITGVFTGPYPFGIDPIWGLSNNHLTFLNSYKMKMSVIIGVIHMTFGVCLSLFNYVHFGKLNSVFLVLLPELFFMLCLFGYLVFMVVYKWLAFGTARSNTAPSILIHFIDMFLFTENKDNPPLYEGQTTVQTALVVLALCSVPVLLLGKPVCQYLTHGRRRRLMLREGDRRPLLAENGSINAQQEPRDLEGGAHDEEKEFDAADVFMHQAIHTIEYCLGCISNTASYLRLWALSLAHAQLSEVLWTMVMRLALRWEGYLGSVVLFAIFFFFAVLTVSILLVMEGLSAFLHALRLHWVEFQNKFYSGTGYKLNPFSFSSLINAQDPL from the exons ATGGGTTCCATGTTCCGCAGTGAGGAGGTCTGCCTGGTGCAGCTCTTTCTCCAGTCCGGTTCTGCCTACAACTGCGTCAGCGAGCTGGGAGAACTGGGCCTGGTGGAGTTCAGAGAC TTGAATCCCAACGTGAACTCCTTTCAGAGGAAGTTTGTGGGGGAGGTGAGGCGATGCGAGGAACTGGAGAAAACGTTCA ATGTTCTGGAGCAGGAGCTCAAGCGGTCCCCTCGGCTGCAGgagcccctctctgcccccgtcccaaccccccccgccccccagcccagagagcTGCTCACCatcgaggaggagagcgagaggctGGCCAAGGAGATGAAAGAG GTGTCCAGGAACAGAGCCAGTCTGAAGACCCAGCAGACCCAGCTTAGCCAGTACAGAGGAGTTCTAACCCAGACCCATTCCCTTACTGGCTCACAG GGCCCACCTCCCACTATGGAAACTCCAGGCCTGTTTGACAACCGTCAAGATGTTCATCTCAG TTTTGTATCAGGAGTGGTCCACCCATGGAAGGTCCCTGCGTTTGAGCGGTTGTTATGGCGGGCGTGTCGTGGTTACATCATCGTGGACTTCCGAGAGATGGAGGAACGACTGGAGCATCCTGACACA GGGGAAATGGTGCAGTGGACGGTGTTCCTCATCTCCTATTGGGGAGATCAGATTGGACAGAAAGTCAAGAAGATTTGTGATTG CTTCCACACCCAAACCTTTGCGTACCCTAGCAGTGTCACAGAACGAGAGGAGATTCTCCAAGGACTGGATGGAAGAATTCAAGACATCAAATCT GTTCTGGAGCAGACGGAGAGCTACCTCCAGCAGCTGCTGATGCGGGCGGTGGCCGTCCTCCCCCAGTGGAAGGTCCGGGTCCAGAAGTGCAAGGCGGTGCAGGCGGTGCTGAACCTCTGCAGCCCCTCTGTCACCGACAAGTGCCTCATCGCCGAAGCTTGGTGTCCTGTCAGCAAGCTGCCCCAACTGCAGGCAGccctcagggagggaggg AGGAAGAGTGGGAGCGGAGTGGACTCGTTCTACAACCGTctgcccaccaccacccctccgcCCACCCTGTTTCCCATCAACTCGTTCACCGCGGGCTTCCAGAACATCGTAGACGCGTATGGCGTGGCGAGCTATGGCGAGGTCAACCCAG CGTTGTACACCATCATCACCTTCCCCTTCCTGTTTGCCGTCATGTTCGGGGACGTGGGCCATGGCCTGCTGATGACCCTGGCAGCTCTGTGGATggtcctggaggagaaggaTCCCAAGCTCCGAAACAACAGTAACGAG ATCTGGCAGATGATGTTCGGAGGGCGCTACCTCATCCTGCTCATGGGTCTGTTCTCCATCTACACGGGGGCCATCTACAACGAGTGCTTCAGCCGAGGCCTCAGCCCCTTCAACTCTGCATGGCACGTCCAGCCCATGTTTGAGAACGGAGTCTGGAC tTCAAAAGACGTCAGTGACTACCCGTTACTAAGTCTGGACCCAAACATAACTGGAGTCTTCACTGGGCCCTATCCCTTTGGCATTGATCCG ATCTGGGGCCTGTCCAACAACCACCTGACCTTCCTCAACTCCTACAAGATGAAGATGTCCGTCATCATCGGCGTCATTCACATGACGTTCggcgtctgcctctctctcttcaactaCGT acaCTTTGGCAAGCTGAACAGTGTCTTCCTGGTGTTGCTCCCCGAGCTGTTCTTCATGCTCTGCCTGTTCGGCTACCTGGTCTTCATGGTGGTCTACAAGTGGTTAGCCTTCGGGACGGCTCGGTCCAACACCGCCCCCAGCATCCTCATCCACTTCATAGACATGTTCCTCTTCACGGAGAACAAGGACAACCCTCCTCTCTACGAAGGGCAG aCGACAGTGCAGACGGCCCTGGTGGTCTTGGCTCTGTGTTCCGTCCCAGTCCTCCTGCTGGGGAAGCCCGTCTGCCAGTACCTCACGCACGGCAGGAGACGGCGCCTCATGCTCAGG GAAGGAGACAGGCGCCCCCTACTGGCGGAGAACGGATCCATCAACGCTCAACAGGAACCAAGGGATTTGGAAGGGGGGGCTCACGATGAGGAAAAG GAGTTTGATGCTGCCGATGTATTCATGCACCAGGCCATCCACACTATAGAATACTGTTTAGGCTGCATCTCCAACACAGCCTCCTATCTACGTTTGTGGGCCCTCAGTCTGGCACACGcgc AGCTGTCGGAGGTGCTGTGGACGATGGTGATGCGTCTCGCCCTCCGCTGGGAGGGCTACCTGGGCTCCGTGGTGCTCTTcgccatcttcttcttcttcgccGTGCTGACGGTGTCCATCCTGCTGGTCATGGAGGGCCTGTCGGCCTTCCTGCATGCCCTGCGCCTGCactg ggtGGAGTTCCAGAACAAGTTCTACAGTGGAACAGGCTACAAGCTCAAccccttctccttttcctctctgatCAACGCCCAAGATCCATTATGA
- the LOC136954643 gene encoding pre-mRNA-processing factor 19 — protein sequence MSLVCAISNEVPEHPCVSPVSNQVFERRLIEKYIVENGTDPMNGQPLSEEQLIDIKVSHPIRPKAPSATSIPAILKSLQDEWDAVMLHSFTLRQQLQTTRQELSHALYQHDAACRVIARLTKEVTAAREALATLKPQAGLITPQALPASQPSVGAGGEPMETNELVGMTPEIIQKLQDKATVLTTERKKRGKTVPEELVRAEDLSKYRQVASHAGLHSASVPGILSLDLCPSNTNKVLTGGADKNVVVFDKTEEQIVATLKGHTKKVTSVIYHPSQSVVFSASPDSTIRVWSVAGGNCVQVVRAHDAAVTGLSLHATGDYLLSSSEDQYWAFSDIQTGRVLTKVTDESAGCALTCAQFHPDGLIFGTGTADSQIKIWDLKERTNVANFPGHSGPVTSIAFSENGYYLATGAQDSSVKLWDLRKLKNFKTLALDNNYEVKSLVFDQSGTYLAVGGSDIRIYICKQWSEVLNFSDHSGLVTGVAFGDNAQFLTSAGMDRSLKFYSL from the exons ATGTCTTTAGTTTGTGCAA TTTCCAATGAGGTCCCGGAACATCCTTGTGTGTCCCCGGTCTCGAACCAAGTCTTCGAGCGCCGACTCATCGAGAAATACATAGTGGAGAATGGAACGGATCCTATGAACGGCCAACCCCTGTCAGAGGAGCAGCTTATAGATATAAAAG TGTCCCACCCAATCCGACCAAAGGCTCCGTCCGCCACCAGCATACCTGCCATCCTCAAGTCCCTGCAAGACGAGTGG GACGCGGTGATGCTCCACAGCTTCACCCTGCGGCAGCAGCTGCAGACCACGCGGCAGGAGCTCAGCCACGCCCTGTACCAGCACGACGCCGCCTGCAGGGTCATCGCCCGCCTCACCAAGGAGGTCACCGCCGCCAGAGAGG CCCTCGCCACACTGAAGCCTCAGGCTGGGTTGATTACCCCCCaggctctccctgcctctcagccaTCTGTG GGAGCTGGTGGAGAGCCCATGGAGACCAATGAACTGGTTGGAATGACCCCGGAGATCATCCAGAAG CTCCAAGACAAGGCCACCGTCCTgaccacagagagaaagaag AGAGGAAAGACGGTGCCCGAGGAGCTGGTTAGGGCTGAGGACCTGAGCAAATATCGCCAGGTGGCTTCTCATGCT GGtcttcacagtgccagtgtTCCTGGGATCCTGTCTCTAGACCTGTGTCCCTCAAACACCAACAAAGTCCTCACCG GCGGGGCTGACAAGAACGTGGTGGTGTTTGATAAGACCGAGGAGCAGATCGTGGCCACCCTCAAGGGTCACACCAAGAAGGTCACCTCTGTCATCTACCATCCCTCCCAG TCTGTGGTGTTCTCTGCCTCTCCCGACAGCACCATCCGGGTGTGGTCTGTCGCCGGGGGCAACTGCGTCCAGGTGGTGCGAGCTCACGACGCGGCCGTGACCGGTCTGTCTCTCCACGCCACCGGAGACTACCTGCTCAGCTCCTCCGAGGATCAG TACTGGGCTTTCTCTGATATCCAAACTGGGAGGGTGCTCACTAAAGTGACCGATGAGAGCGCTGGCTGTG CTCTGACATGCGCCCAGTTCCACCCTGACGGCCTGATCTTCGGGACGGGCACGGCCGACTCCCAGATCAAGATTTGGGACCTGAAGGAGCGCACCAACGTGGCCAACTTCCCCGGCCACTCCGGCCCCGTCACCTCCATCGCCTTCTCCGAGAACGGATACTACCTGGCCACAG GTGCCCAGGACAGCTCGGTGAAGCTGTGGGATCTGAGGAAACTGAAGAACTTCAAAACCCTCGCTCTTGACAACAACTACGAG GTGAAGTCGCTGGTCTTTGACCAGAGCGGGACCTACCTTGCTGTGGGTGGATCCGACATCAGGATCTATATCTGCAAACAGTGGTCTGAGGTCCTCAACTTCTCTG ACCATTCTGGACTGGTAACTGGGGTGGCGTTTGGGGACAACGCTCAGTTCCTAACCTCTGCTGGAATGGACAGAAGTCTAAAGTTCTATAGTCTGTAG
- the LOC136954584 gene encoding uncharacterized protein, with product MLIRDGQIVEQDARYRSLISISRNRGVDEVVISRLSARHDGLYEIRDREGNLVSSTALHVIEKTARWRAVLKSITVPSGLFVTLAGFILFMKRFPSCGVAQILNGLRAHHPQATNPPRINVQDFSPPSPQHSGVNNQPELPMTPTKWSSSPVRSGYTPVLDREPRLSPGLLRTGGQVADRQKDTNNMLSAEVLRACVPDPDSRKRRTSISVPGASDCLRPSGDCAQFHIKKEGDKERWSKATDFFSTLPLDTDTSGTCSVYTSDKLNFS from the exons ATG CTGATCCGTGACGGGCAGATAGTGGAGCAAGACGCCCGCTACCGGAGCCTGATCTCTATCAGCAGGAACAGGGGGGTCGACGAGGTGGTCATCTCCAGGCTGAGTGCAAGGCACGATGGGTTGTATGAGATCCGAGATAGGGAGGGGAATCTGGTTTCTTCTACTGCCCTCCATGTGATTG AGAAGACGGCCAGGTGGAGAGCGGTCCTGAAGTCCATAACGGTGCCTTCCGGACTGTTTGTGACCCTGGCTGGTTTCATCCTTTTCATGAAACGTTTTCCAAGCTGTGGCGTTGCCCAGATCCTTAACGGTCTGAGGGCTCACCACCCCCAGGCTACCAACCCACCACGTATCAACGTGCAG GACTTCAGCCCCCCCAGTCCCCAGCACTCTGGCGTAAATAACCAGCCTGAACTTCCCATGACCCCTACAAAATGGAGCTCCAGTCCTGTTCGTTCG ggcTACACCCCAGTTTTGGACAGAGAGCCCAGGCTTTCCCCAGGGCTTCTTAGAACAGGAGGCCAggtcgcagacagacagaaagatacCAACAACATGCTGAGTGCTGAGGTACTGCGagcgtgtgttcct GACCCagacagcaggaagaggaggacttcCATCTCTGTCCCGGGGGCGTCCGACTGCCTCCGCCCGTCCGGAGACTGCGCTCAGTTCCACATAAAAAAGGAGGGGGataaggagagatggagcaaaGCAACAGACTTCTTTTCTACTCTTCCGCTGGACACCGATACTTCAGGaacctgcagtgtttacactTCAGACAAGCTCAACTTCTCCTAG